The following are from one region of the Verrucomicrobiales bacterium genome:
- the ftsY gene encoding signal recognition particle-docking protein FtsY yields MFSLLQKFKDGLSKTKDKLVHEIKRIVTLSPKLSGASLEEIEMALLGADLGATVTDQICREARKAYETQGRSGVDFLEIARREVEKSLSGAQAPLVKAASGVTVVSMVGVNGSGKTTTAAKLASLVQNRGQVAMLAACDTFRAAAIEQLKLWGQRLNVPVIAGEHGADAASVAHDAVVAAQGRGADYLFVDTAGRLHTKHNLMQELVKVHRVMDKKLAGAPHETLLVLDGSTGMNALNQAREFNKSVKITGLVITKLDGTSKGGMVVAIHRELGLPIKFIGLGEKPEDLQPFDSKEFSAALFSE; encoded by the coding sequence ATGTTCAGTTTGTTGCAAAAGTTCAAAGACGGCCTGTCCAAGACCAAGGACAAGCTAGTCCACGAGATCAAGCGGATCGTCACTCTTTCCCCCAAGTTGTCCGGGGCGAGCCTGGAGGAGATTGAGATGGCGCTGCTGGGGGCTGATCTGGGGGCGACGGTGACGGACCAGATTTGCCGCGAAGCCCGCAAGGCCTATGAAACCCAGGGGCGCTCTGGCGTCGACTTTCTCGAGATCGCGCGTCGCGAAGTGGAAAAGAGCCTTTCCGGCGCGCAGGCGCCGTTGGTCAAGGCGGCGTCGGGGGTGACGGTGGTTTCCATGGTGGGCGTTAACGGCAGCGGCAAGACCACCACCGCCGCGAAACTGGCCAGCTTGGTTCAAAACCGGGGGCAGGTGGCGATGCTGGCGGCCTGCGACACCTTTCGCGCGGCTGCCATCGAGCAACTCAAACTTTGGGGGCAGCGACTGAATGTGCCCGTGATTGCCGGAGAGCATGGGGCTGATGCGGCTTCGGTTGCTCACGACGCGGTGGTAGCCGCTCAAGGCCGCGGGGCCGACTATCTGTTTGTGGACACGGCCGGCCGGCTTCACACCAAGCACAACTTGATGCAGGAGCTGGTCAAAGTGCATCGCGTCATGGACAAGAAGTTGGCCGGAGCGCCGCACGAGACGTTGCTGGTTTTGGATGGTTCCACCGGGATGAATGCGCTGAACCAGGCGCGCGAGTTCAATAAGTCGGTGAAGATCACGGGGTTGGTCATCACCAAGCTGGACGGCACCAGCAAGGGTGGCATGGTGGTCGCGATCCACCGTGAGTTGGGGCTCCCCATCAAGTTTATCGGTCTGGGTGAGAAACCCGAGGATTTGCAGCCATTTGATTCGAAGGAATTCTCCGCGGCTCTCTT
- a CDS encoding PHP domain-containing protein, with protein MADLHLHTRFSDGTYSPDELASEAARHGLQAVSLTDHDTVEGCPPMAEACARHGIEFIEGCEFTAQASNGVELHILGYYLDIEHARLLSVLNHYQGVRQERIRQMVQRLNEVGVALEADQVFELAGCRSPGRPHIARALVQAGFCATSDEAFDRYLKMHRPAWVPKAKLSVDEAIQLIHQAGGVAVMAHPALNRSDDLIPELAALGLDGLECWHSRHSPSDVDRYRRMADQLHLLVSGGSDCHGMNKGCPLIGGVKIPYPFVERLRERRDRVRSAGR; from the coding sequence CTGGCGGATTTGCATCTGCACACGCGTTTTTCCGACGGGACCTACAGTCCGGACGAGCTGGCTTCCGAGGCGGCTCGCCATGGGCTCCAAGCGGTGTCCTTGACGGATCATGACACGGTTGAGGGTTGCCCGCCGATGGCCGAGGCTTGTGCTCGTCATGGAATCGAGTTTATCGAGGGGTGCGAGTTCACCGCCCAGGCTTCCAATGGGGTTGAACTCCACATCTTGGGTTATTACCTGGATATCGAGCACGCCCGGCTGCTTTCCGTCCTGAACCATTATCAAGGAGTGCGACAGGAACGCATCCGTCAGATGGTGCAGCGCTTGAACGAGGTTGGGGTCGCGCTGGAGGCAGATCAGGTCTTTGAGCTGGCCGGGTGCCGATCGCCGGGGCGTCCCCACATCGCCCGGGCCTTGGTTCAGGCCGGTTTCTGCGCGACGTCGGATGAGGCGTTCGACCGATATCTCAAGATGCATCGCCCGGCCTGGGTGCCCAAAGCGAAGCTCTCTGTCGATGAGGCCATCCAGCTGATTCATCAGGCGGGCGGGGTGGCGGTGATGGCTCACCCGGCTCTCAATCGATCCGATGATCTGATCCCGGAACTCGCTGCTCTGGGACTGGATGGACTGGAATGCTGGCATAGTCGGCATTCGCCTTCCGACGTCGATCGCTACCGCCGCATGGCCGACCAGCTGCATCTTTTGGTCTCGGGGGGATCGGATTGCCACGGCATGAACAAGGGATGTCCCTTGATCGGCGGGGTCAAGATTCCTTATCCGTTTGTCGAGCGTCTTCGCGAACGCCGAGATCGAGTGAGGTCAGCAGGACGTTGA
- the nusB gene encoding transcription antitermination factor NusB, producing the protein MGTRRKARERALQFLYQFDFNPAENLGEAMDHFFESQRLAALKEDKPTLVGTPDPESAAPTTDDLALRSFSEPLIRGVIQHRDAIDAEIQKFAHNWDIRRMAAVDRNILRLAVYEMRHRDDIPPVVSINEAVEIAKRFSTQDSGKFVNGILDKIKGELLRPARAVTS; encoded by the coding sequence ATGGGTACGCGACGAAAGGCGCGCGAGCGCGCGCTTCAGTTTCTTTATCAGTTTGACTTTAACCCGGCCGAAAACCTGGGCGAGGCCATGGATCATTTCTTCGAGTCGCAACGATTGGCGGCGCTGAAGGAGGACAAGCCTACCTTGGTGGGCACCCCTGATCCGGAATCGGCTGCGCCCACGACGGATGACCTGGCGCTTCGCTCGTTTTCCGAGCCGCTTATCCGCGGCGTGATCCAACATCGGGATGCGATCGATGCTGAGATTCAGAAGTTTGCGCACAACTGGGACATTCGCCGAATGGCAGCCGTAGACCGTAATATCCTGCGTTTGGCGGTCTATGAAATGCGGCACCGGGACGATATTCCGCCGGTGGTCAGCATCAACGAGGCGGTCGAGATTGCGAAACGGTTCTCAACCCAAGATTCCGGCAAGTTCGTGAACGGAATTCTGGACAAGATCAAAGGCGAGTTGCTTCGCCCGGCACGCGCTGTGACCTCGTGA
- a CDS encoding PilT/PilU family type 4a pilus ATPase: MNAQLLQLIGVAKDHGASDLHIEAGLPAALRIRGQLRALDQALPPKDTLAMAQSLLQSEGWNQFLQRRSADLSVTAQGIRCRINILQTARGVGMAIRILAAHQVTLDALNLHPDLKRLAQAHTGLLVVTGPTGSGKSSTVAAYVEEINQTEARNIITIESPIEFLHRPKKAYLRQREVGRDTPSFEQALMDALREDPDVLVVGEMRDPSTMRLTLSAAETGHLVITTMHSGTATEALQRLVSSFPPEAQSSVRAQLADCLVGVIAQRLRYRPDLKLRVPECEVLIMTHATRAQVRAGEFHKLASSIETGAEHGMWSFARYSHWIENRKQWFNAAELLPAEPDELPASVLPPLPSPGIPQALPRPVSTPPPPPPTSEPTRPGRRIEIEPIEGAVDELLKRLGPS, from the coding sequence GTGAATGCACAACTGCTTCAACTGATTGGAGTAGCCAAAGACCATGGTGCCAGCGACCTCCATATCGAGGCCGGTCTGCCAGCGGCCCTGAGAATCCGCGGCCAATTGCGCGCCCTCGATCAAGCTCTCCCTCCCAAGGACACCCTGGCAATGGCCCAAAGTCTTTTGCAATCAGAGGGTTGGAACCAGTTTCTTCAACGGCGCTCGGCCGACCTGTCGGTCACAGCCCAGGGAATCAGATGCCGGATCAACATCCTCCAGACAGCCCGCGGAGTCGGCATGGCCATCCGAATCCTCGCCGCCCACCAAGTCACACTGGACGCCCTGAATCTCCACCCCGACCTCAAGCGCTTGGCTCAGGCCCACACCGGCCTTTTGGTGGTCACCGGCCCCACCGGATCGGGCAAATCATCCACGGTGGCGGCCTATGTCGAGGAGATCAACCAAACCGAAGCGCGCAACATTATCACTATCGAGAGCCCGATCGAGTTCTTACACCGCCCCAAAAAGGCGTATTTGCGCCAGCGGGAAGTCGGCCGCGACACTCCTTCGTTCGAGCAAGCCCTCATGGACGCATTGCGCGAGGATCCCGATGTCCTGGTGGTCGGGGAAATGCGCGATCCCTCCACGATGCGCCTGACTCTCAGTGCGGCTGAAACCGGCCACCTCGTCATCACCACCATGCACTCAGGCACTGCCACCGAGGCGCTTCAACGGCTCGTTTCTAGCTTTCCGCCCGAAGCTCAATCCAGTGTTCGGGCCCAACTCGCCGACTGTCTGGTAGGCGTCATCGCTCAGCGTCTGAGATATCGGCCCGACTTAAAGCTCAGGGTTCCCGAGTGCGAAGTCCTGATCATGACCCACGCCACCCGAGCCCAAGTCCGCGCCGGAGAATTCCACAAACTGGCGTCGTCCATCGAAACCGGTGCAGAGCATGGAATGTGGAGTTTCGCCCGCTACTCCCATTGGATCGAAAACCGCAAGCAGTGGTTCAACGCCGCCGAACTCCTCCCCGCCGAACCAGATGAGCTTCCCGCGTCAGTTCTACCTCCGCTGCCCTCTCCGGGGATTCCGCAGGCTCTCCCACGACCCGTTTCAACGCCCCCTCCTCCGCCCCCCACCAGCGAACCCACTCGCCCGGGACGGAGGATTGAGATCGAGCCGATCGAGGGTGCCGTCGACGAACTTTTGAAGCGACTAGGCCCGTCCTGA
- the sucD gene encoding succinate--CoA ligase subunit alpha, which produces MAIFVTPQTKVLVQGITGAFGARHTQLSLAYGTQVVAGVTPGKGGQFFESKVPIFDTVADAVKVTGATASAVFVPPPFAADAILEAVDAGMDLVVCITEGIPVNDMIRVRRAMEGKKTRLIGPNCPGVVTPGEGKDSHGGCRIGIAPGYIHKRGNIGVVSRSGTLTYEAVFQLTARGVGQSTCVGIGGDPVNGTSHLDVIKMFMNDPETHGIIMIGEIGGSAEEEAAEWIKQHGTKPVAGFIAGATAPPGRRMGHAGAIVSGGKGTAAAKIEAFQAAGIGVAATPSEMAATLLKMM; this is translated from the coding sequence ATGGCTATCTTCGTCACTCCACAAACCAAGGTGTTGGTCCAGGGCATCACTGGAGCGTTTGGCGCCCGCCACACCCAGCTGAGCTTGGCTTACGGCACTCAGGTTGTTGCCGGGGTCACTCCGGGCAAGGGCGGGCAATTTTTTGAGAGCAAGGTTCCGATTTTTGATACGGTGGCCGATGCGGTTAAAGTGACCGGAGCGACGGCGAGTGCCGTGTTCGTACCGCCGCCGTTCGCGGCGGATGCCATTTTGGAAGCCGTTGATGCCGGAATGGATCTAGTGGTGTGCATCACCGAGGGGATCCCGGTGAACGACATGATTCGAGTCCGTCGAGCGATGGAAGGCAAGAAGACCCGTCTGATTGGGCCTAACTGCCCGGGCGTGGTCACCCCTGGAGAGGGTAAGGACAGCCACGGTGGCTGCCGCATTGGCATCGCCCCCGGTTACATTCACAAGCGTGGTAACATCGGAGTGGTGTCCCGCAGCGGCACGCTGACGTATGAAGCGGTATTTCAGCTCACTGCCCGCGGAGTGGGTCAGAGCACCTGTGTTGGAATTGGCGGTGATCCGGTCAATGGCACCTCTCATCTCGATGTCATCAAGATGTTCATGAACGATCCGGAGACCCATGGGATTATCATGATTGGGGAGATTGGCGGGAGCGCCGAGGAGGAAGCGGCAGAGTGGATCAAGCAGCACGGCACCAAGCCGGTGGCAGGATTCATCGCGGGAGCGACGGCTCCCCCGGGACGCCGCATGGGCCATGCCGGCGCGATTGTGAGCGGAGGTAAGGGAACCGCTGCCGCCAAGATTGAAGCTTTCCAAGCCGCTGGCATCGGAGTCGCGGCAACGCCTTCAGAAATGGCGGCAACTTTGCTTAAGATGATGTGA
- the sucC gene encoding ADP-forming succinate--CoA ligase subunit beta, translating into MNIHEYQAKDLLKRHGVNVPQGEVCDTPEAARKIAEGIFAKGSTLAVVKSQIHAGGRGKGTFKSGFQGGVKLCKTADEVFDKAKAMLGNVLVTKQTGPEGRLVSKLLIASAPDIKKELYLAVLLDRAVSRPLVMASTEGGVDIEEVAAKTPEKIVREHIDPAVGMMPYQARKIATALGLKGDAFNSGVKLIQAVYRTWWESDASMVEINPLCIVTGPDGKEALVAVDAKIGLDDNALYRHPDIQAMRDLAEESPLEIEASKFSLNYIKLDGNIACLVNGAGLAMATMDIIKHYGGDPANFLDVGGGASKEQVAAAFKIILSDPSVKAIFVNIFGGIMDCNVIATGIVEAVRETGLKLPLVVRLEGNNVAAGKDSLRNSGLTIISGDTMADAAQKVVKSVGA; encoded by the coding sequence ATGAACATTCACGAGTATCAAGCTAAGGATCTGTTAAAGCGACACGGGGTCAATGTGCCTCAGGGCGAGGTGTGCGACACCCCGGAAGCTGCCCGTAAAATCGCGGAGGGCATTTTCGCCAAGGGTTCGACCCTGGCGGTCGTCAAATCGCAGATCCACGCCGGTGGCCGTGGAAAGGGGACCTTCAAGAGCGGGTTTCAAGGGGGCGTCAAACTGTGCAAAACCGCGGACGAGGTGTTCGACAAAGCCAAAGCCATGCTCGGCAATGTGCTCGTGACCAAGCAAACGGGTCCCGAGGGCCGCTTGGTCAGCAAGCTCTTGATTGCCTCCGCTCCAGACATCAAGAAGGAGCTTTACTTGGCCGTTTTGCTGGACCGTGCCGTCTCTCGCCCGCTGGTGATGGCGAGCACCGAGGGTGGTGTCGACATTGAAGAAGTGGCGGCCAAGACGCCCGAGAAGATTGTTCGCGAGCACATCGACCCGGCTGTGGGGATGATGCCGTATCAGGCCCGGAAGATCGCCACTGCGCTCGGCCTCAAGGGCGATGCCTTCAATTCGGGCGTGAAGTTGATCCAGGCGGTCTACCGAACCTGGTGGGAAAGCGACGCCTCGATGGTCGAGATTAATCCGTTGTGCATTGTCACCGGACCCGACGGCAAGGAAGCGTTGGTGGCAGTCGATGCCAAGATCGGTCTGGACGACAATGCGCTGTATCGGCATCCCGACATTCAGGCGATGCGCGATCTGGCGGAGGAATCGCCCTTGGAGATCGAGGCCAGTAAGTTCTCCCTGAACTACATCAAGTTGGACGGGAACATCGCCTGTTTGGTGAATGGGGCCGGGTTGGCCATGGCCACCATGGATATCATTAAGCACTACGGCGGCGATCCGGCGAATTTCTTGGACGTGGGCGGCGGCGCGAGCAAGGAGCAGGTAGCGGCTGCCTTCAAGATCATCCTGAGTGATCCTTCTGTGAAGGCGATCTTCGTGAACATCTTTGGTGGCATCATGGACTGCAATGTAATTGCCACCGGCATCGTGGAGGCCGTTCGTGAGACCGGGCTCAAGCTGCCCTTGGTGGTTCGACTGGAAGGCAACAATGTGGCCGCGGGCAAAGACAGCCTCAGGAACAGCGGCCTGACCATCATCAGCGGGGATACCATGGCGGACGCCGCCCAAAAGGTCGTCAAATCTGTTGGCGCCTGA
- a CDS encoding citrate synthase (catalyzes the formation of citrate from acetyl-CoA and oxaloacetate) — protein MSDPATITKGLEGVVAAKTRLSDVQGEVGRLIYCGYDIDELAGRVSYEEVVHLLHHNHLPSRKELSELRATLAGFRDLPQGVIDTILNLPKDTPPMHALRTAVSILGCFDTTAEDDSQHAQRRKALRLISQIPVVTAYFHRHRQGLSLVHPDPTLGEGANFLWMINGEKPSADMESTMDLCYVLHADHGMNASTFAARVTIATLSDMYSAVTSAIGTLKGPLHGGANEGVIKMLQEIGDLASVDAYIEDAMAQKKKIMGIGHRIYKVLDPRAPHLKRMAQKLSAQIGEPKWIQMSERIAQLMLERKNLHANVDFYSATVYYSLGIPTDLFTPIFAIARTAGWTAHVLEQLADNRLIRPQSVYTGPSGLKVLPIDQR, from the coding sequence ATGTCAGATCCAGCAACAATCACGAAAGGTTTAGAGGGTGTTGTCGCGGCCAAAACCCGTCTCAGCGATGTTCAGGGAGAAGTGGGCCGTTTGATCTACTGCGGTTATGACATCGATGAGTTGGCGGGTCGGGTGAGTTATGAGGAAGTGGTGCACTTGCTGCACCACAACCATCTGCCGAGCCGCAAGGAGCTTTCCGAGTTGCGTGCGACTCTGGCTGGGTTTCGGGATCTTCCGCAGGGTGTGATTGACACCATTCTCAATCTTCCCAAGGACACACCGCCCATGCATGCGTTGCGCACGGCGGTGTCGATTCTCGGGTGCTTCGACACCACGGCGGAGGACGATTCCCAGCATGCGCAGCGGCGCAAGGCACTGCGATTGATTTCTCAGATTCCGGTCGTGACCGCTTATTTCCACCGCCATCGCCAAGGGTTGAGCCTGGTCCATCCGGATCCGACGCTCGGAGAAGGGGCGAATTTTCTGTGGATGATCAACGGAGAGAAGCCCTCGGCCGACATGGAGAGCACCATGGATCTGTGCTATGTGCTGCATGCGGATCACGGCATGAACGCCTCGACCTTTGCGGCTCGGGTGACCATTGCGACCTTGAGCGACATGTATTCGGCGGTGACCAGCGCGATCGGCACGCTGAAAGGGCCGTTGCATGGGGGTGCCAACGAGGGCGTGATCAAGATGCTGCAGGAGATTGGTGATCTGGCCAGTGTGGATGCCTACATTGAGGATGCCATGGCCCAGAAGAAGAAGATCATGGGCATTGGGCATCGGATTTACAAGGTGCTGGACCCCCGGGCTCCCCATCTCAAGCGCATGGCGCAAAAGCTGAGCGCGCAGATTGGCGAGCCGAAGTGGATCCAGATGAGCGAACGGATTGCCCAACTCATGTTGGAGCGCAAGAATCTCCACGCGAACGTCGATTTCTACTCGGCTACCGTCTACTATTCGCTGGGCATTCCCACCGACTTGTTTACCCCGATTTTCGCGATTGCGCGCACCGCGGGATGGACGGCGCATGTGCTGGAGCAGTTGGCCGATAATCGGCTGATTCGTCCGCAAAGTGTTTACACCGGGCCCTCCGGGCTTAAGGTGCTTCCGATCGATCAACGATAG
- a CDS encoding HlyC/CorC family transporter — protein MTELAVELIVVVLLLVANGVFAMTEIAVVSANKGRLRRLAEQGDERAKAALELAESPNRFLATVQCGITLVGVIAGAFGGARLSEHLVPHLAQLPGLAPYARPVSFGVVVLLITYLSLVLGELVPKRIGLGNPEGIALLVSRFMRRLSATCAPLVDFLSGSTELLLRLFRIKPEPANAINEEEVRVLMAEGMRAGAFNKVESEIVSSVLELDQLRVRDLMTPRTKVIFLNQDDPHEAIWHKIVVSNHSYFPVYAGNRDHIVGLVSVKSIYANLAANAGVRLKDLMVPPLVVPESQDALQLLETFKQRGKHLALVADEFGGISGLVTINDVMEAIVGEFPTAEERARPGAQKREDGTWLVDGLMEVDRVAKTIPGVAFDQDEYQTLSGYITKHLGHLPKEGETFRDQGYVWEVLDMDRHRVDKILVTPMKSPMH, from the coding sequence ATGACCGAACTTGCTGTGGAACTGATCGTTGTGGTGTTGCTTCTCGTTGCAAACGGGGTGTTTGCTATGACGGAGATCGCCGTGGTTTCGGCCAATAAAGGCCGGTTGCGTCGATTGGCCGAGCAGGGAGACGAACGCGCCAAGGCTGCCCTGGAATTAGCTGAATCGCCCAACCGCTTTCTTGCCACGGTGCAATGCGGGATTACACTGGTGGGAGTCATCGCTGGTGCGTTCGGTGGAGCTCGACTGTCCGAGCACCTCGTCCCCCACCTGGCACAGTTGCCGGGGTTGGCTCCCTACGCCCGTCCGGTCTCTTTCGGGGTAGTCGTTTTGCTCATCACGTATCTTTCATTGGTTCTGGGCGAACTGGTACCCAAACGCATTGGGCTCGGCAATCCTGAGGGGATCGCGCTGCTGGTATCCAGGTTTATGCGCCGCCTGTCAGCGACCTGTGCGCCATTGGTTGATTTTCTATCGGGTTCCACGGAGTTGCTGCTGCGCCTCTTCCGCATCAAGCCTGAACCGGCGAACGCCATCAACGAGGAAGAGGTGCGAGTGCTGATGGCAGAGGGGATGCGCGCTGGCGCGTTCAACAAAGTCGAAAGCGAGATCGTGTCGAGTGTGTTGGAGTTGGATCAACTCCGCGTGCGCGATCTGATGACGCCTCGGACCAAGGTGATCTTTCTGAACCAGGACGATCCGCATGAGGCGATCTGGCACAAGATCGTCGTGAGCAATCACAGCTATTTTCCGGTGTATGCCGGAAACCGGGACCACATCGTCGGCCTGGTGTCGGTGAAGTCGATCTATGCCAATCTTGCGGCCAACGCCGGGGTGCGTTTAAAAGATTTGATGGTCCCGCCTTTGGTGGTGCCGGAGAGCCAGGACGCCTTGCAGTTGCTCGAGACCTTCAAGCAGCGTGGCAAACACCTCGCCTTGGTGGCGGACGAGTTTGGCGGCATTTCCGGACTGGTCACCATTAATGACGTGATGGAAGCGATCGTGGGCGAGTTTCCCACTGCCGAGGAGCGCGCGCGGCCGGGGGCTCAAAAGAGGGAGGATGGCACCTGGTTAGTCGATGGCCTCATGGAGGTGGATCGCGTTGCCAAAACCATTCCGGGCGTCGCGTTCGACCAGGACGAGTATCAGACCCTCTCTGGCTACATCACCAAGCATCTGGGGCATCTTCCCAAGGAGGGAGAAACCTTTAGGGATCAGGGCTATGTTTGGGAGGTTTTGGACATGGATCGGCATCGTGTGGACAAGATTCTGGTCACTCCCATGAAGTCGCCGATGCATTAG
- a CDS encoding MBL fold metallo-hydrolase produces the protein MKTPILAILAVALLALVPPSFAGKQSGTLDIYWIDSEGGGSTLIVTPNDESILIDAGNPGGRDPQRMHRVAVEAAGLKRIDHVIVTHLHIDHFGGAPELSQLLPIGTVYDGGVTDSDPDGNKANTRWPLMIRPYREMKVEQRVQVKAGLEIPLKPVSGGPRLSLKCFASKKEFVAAPAGATGLAGCDQPKLKDPDPSDNANSSVWVLQFGDFRFFDGGDLTWNIEQQLVCPVNRIGTVDVYQANHHGLDVSNHPLLVQSLAPTVAVMNNGPRKGTAAEVVQTLKSTASIQAVYQVHKNVRADGQNAAPDEMIANHAEKCSGNHLKLSVAKDARDYIVQVPATGRSWTYRTRTK, from the coding sequence ATGAAGACCCCCATTCTTGCCATCCTGGCCGTGGCTCTCCTGGCCTTGGTTCCCCCCTCGTTCGCCGGGAAACAATCCGGGACTCTCGACATCTATTGGATCGATTCCGAAGGGGGCGGATCCACCCTGATTGTGACCCCGAACGACGAGTCGATCCTCATCGATGCAGGTAATCCCGGCGGGCGCGATCCGCAACGGATGCACCGGGTTGCCGTCGAAGCGGCCGGACTGAAGCGGATCGATCACGTGATCGTGACTCACCTGCACATCGATCATTTCGGGGGCGCGCCGGAGCTGAGTCAGCTCCTCCCCATCGGGACGGTCTACGACGGCGGCGTTACGGACTCGGACCCGGACGGCAACAAAGCCAATACCCGCTGGCCCTTGATGATCCGGCCCTACCGCGAGATGAAGGTAGAGCAGCGTGTACAGGTCAAGGCGGGATTGGAGATTCCATTGAAACCGGTGAGTGGGGGACCTCGGCTCTCCTTAAAGTGCTTCGCCTCCAAGAAGGAGTTCGTGGCGGCCCCCGCGGGTGCGACTGGCTTGGCGGGATGCGATCAGCCCAAGCTCAAGGACCCCGATCCGTCGGACAACGCCAACAGCTCGGTTTGGGTGCTTCAATTTGGAGACTTCCGATTTTTTGATGGCGGCGACCTGACCTGGAACATCGAGCAGCAATTGGTTTGCCCCGTGAACCGCATCGGGACGGTGGATGTTTATCAAGCGAACCACCACGGCCTGGATGTGAGCAATCATCCGCTGCTGGTTCAGTCGTTGGCACCGACGGTAGCCGTGATGAACAATGGGCCTCGTAAAGGGACGGCCGCAGAGGTGGTGCAGACGTTGAAGAGCACGGCTTCGATTCAGGCGGTCTATCAGGTGCACAAGAATGTGCGGGCCGACGGCCAGAACGCGGCTCCGGATGAAATGATCGCGAATCACGCGGAAAAGTGCAGCGGGAACCATTTGAAGTTGAGCGTGGCCAAGGATGCTCGCGACTACATCGTTCAAGTGCCGGCAACGGGGCGTTCGTGGACCTACCGTACCCGGACGAAGTGA